A stretch of Longibacter salinarum DNA encodes these proteins:
- the rpsS gene encoding 30S ribosomal protein S19, translated as MPRSLRKGPYVYYKLQRKVDALNESNKKKVVKTWSRDSLITPDFVGHTFAVHNGRQFIPVYVTENMVGHKLGEFAPTRTFKGHAKSKVDKRTRRP; from the coding sequence ATGCCCCGTTCTCTACGTAAAGGACCATACGTTTACTACAAGCTTCAGCGCAAAGTTGACGCGCTGAACGAGTCCAACAAGAAGAAGGTCGTCAAGACCTGGAGTCGCGACTCCCTCATTACTCCGGACTTCGTCGGCCACACCTTCGCCGTCCACAACGGACGCCAGTTCATCCCCGTGTACGTCACGGAGAACATGGTGGGGCACAAGCTCGGGGAGTTTGCTCCGACGCGTACCTTCAAGGGGCATGCGAAGTCGAAGGTGGACAAGCGCACGCGCCGCCCGTAA
- the rplB gene encoding 50S ribosomal protein L2, whose amino-acid sequence MPIKKRKPTTNSQRQYSVSGFDEITTSEPEKSLLEPLKKSGGRNNQGRMTMRYRGGGHKRRYRKIDFKRNDKDGIPARVATIEYDPNRSARIALLVYADGEKRYIIAPDGIEVGQTVMSGPQAEPELGNCLSLRDIPLGTVVHCIEMKPGKGAQLARAAGTEAQLTAREGKYATLSLPSGETRRVPASCRATVGTTSNVDHMNLQLGKAGRKRWLGRRPRTRGVAMNPIDHPMGGGEGRASGGHPRSRKGVPAKGYKTRKRNKDSNKYIIRRRTEKKNRKRK is encoded by the coding sequence ATGCCGATTAAAAAGCGCAAGCCGACGACCAACAGCCAGCGCCAGTACTCGGTCTCAGGTTTCGACGAGATCACGACCTCGGAGCCGGAGAAGAGCCTGCTGGAGCCGCTCAAGAAGAGCGGAGGTCGCAACAACCAGGGCCGCATGACCATGCGGTACCGTGGTGGTGGACACAAGCGCCGCTACCGTAAGATCGACTTCAAGCGGAACGACAAAGACGGTATTCCCGCCCGCGTCGCGACGATTGAATACGATCCGAACCGCTCGGCCCGGATCGCTCTTCTCGTCTACGCCGATGGTGAGAAGCGATACATCATCGCGCCGGACGGAATCGAGGTTGGCCAGACAGTCATGAGCGGTCCGCAGGCGGAGCCGGAACTTGGAAACTGCCTCTCGCTCCGTGACATCCCGCTCGGTACGGTCGTCCACTGCATCGAGATGAAGCCGGGGAAGGGTGCGCAGCTCGCACGCGCCGCCGGAACCGAAGCGCAGTTGACGGCGCGCGAGGGCAAGTACGCCACGCTCTCGCTACCGTCGGGTGAGACCCGTCGCGTCCCAGCAAGTTGCCGCGCCACGGTTGGTACGACCAGTAACGTCGACCACATGAACCTCCAGCTTGGCAAGGCTGGACGTAAACGTTGGCTCGGTCGCCGTCCCCGCACACGAGGCGTCGCAATGAACCCGATTGATCACCCGATGGGTGGTGGTGAGGGGCGAGCCTCCGGTGGACACCCGCGTTCCCGTAAGGGCGTGCCTGCGAAGGGCTACAAGACTCGCAAGCGCAACAAGGACTCCAACAAGTACATCATTCGGCGCCGGACCGAGAAGAAGAACCGCAAGCGGAAGTAA
- the rplW gene encoding 50S ribosomal protein L23, with translation MSKRVLIRPHLTEKSYQLQQDGKYTFVVHLKASKPEIRSAVENRFPGTIVTDVRTMVVPGKRRRQFRQGKMIEGRTSGYKKAVITLDPDGEQIEISPDM, from the coding sequence ATGAGCAAACGCGTCCTCATCCGACCGCACCTGACGGAGAAATCGTATCAGCTCCAACAGGACGGAAAGTACACGTTCGTCGTCCACCTGAAGGCGTCGAAGCCGGAAATTCGTAGTGCCGTGGAGAATCGTTTCCCGGGGACCATCGTCACCGATGTTCGCACCATGGTGGTGCCGGGCAAACGTCGGCGCCAGTTCCGCCAGGGGAAGATGATCGAAGGCCGCACGTCCGGCTATAAGAAAGCCGTCATCACCCTCGACCCCGACGGCGAGCAGATCGAGATTAGCCCGGATATGTAA
- the rplD gene encoding 50S ribosomal protein L4, with protein MEVEILQDDGAASGRSVTLDPTIFEIEPNDHVIWLDVRRIQAHKRQGTAKTKQRSEIRGSTRKLYRQKGTGNARVGDAKSPIRRGGGRAHGPQPRNYRQNLNKKTKRLARRSALSYKVQDEAIHVVEDFELDTPSTKAVSNMLDSLDLADSKVLIVTGGNQPTLYRSARNLPKVNVQEAGSLNTIDILDAEAIVLQEGALEEITRVLSVAQPA; from the coding sequence ATGGAAGTCGAAATTCTTCAAGATGACGGGGCGGCCTCGGGGCGTTCGGTGACGCTCGACCCGACGATCTTCGAGATCGAGCCCAACGACCACGTGATCTGGCTGGACGTCCGGCGGATCCAAGCCCATAAGCGCCAGGGGACCGCGAAGACGAAGCAGCGCAGCGAGATTCGCGGGTCCACCCGGAAGCTCTACCGCCAGAAAGGCACGGGTAATGCCCGGGTTGGTGACGCGAAGTCGCCGATCCGGCGTGGTGGAGGTCGTGCTCATGGTCCGCAGCCGCGGAACTACCGCCAGAACCTGAACAAGAAGACGAAGCGCCTCGCGCGCCGCTCTGCACTGTCTTACAAGGTGCAGGACGAAGCCATCCATGTCGTCGAAGATTTCGAGCTCGACACGCCGAGCACCAAGGCGGTCTCGAACATGCTCGATAGCCTCGACCTCGCGGACAGCAAGGTGCTGATCGTCACAGGCGGGAACCAGCCGACCTTGTACCGCTCCGCGCGGAACCTGCCGAAAGTAAACGTGCAGGAGGCCGGAAGCCTGAACACCATCGATATTCTGGACGCTGAGGCCATCGTCCTGCAGGAAGGCGCTCTCGAAGAGATCACCCGCGTGCTCTCTGTCGCGCAGCCTGCGTAA
- the rplC gene encoding 50S ribosomal protein L3, whose translation MSSGLIGKKVGMTSVFDDRGNNIACTVIEASPNVVTQVKTEDGPDGYDAVQLAFDTKKEKNTTKAMQGHFASAGTEPKRTLAEFRNFSHEVELGDEVRVEDLFEEGETVDVVGVSKGKGFQGVVKRHGFGGVGMRTHGQSDQQRHPGSIGASADPSRVFKGTRMGGRMGSDRTKVQNLQVVKVMPDHDAILIKGSVPGAKNSYVEIHKKKLHEK comes from the coding sequence ATGAGTAGCGGACTGATCGGAAAGAAAGTCGGAATGACGAGCGTCTTTGATGACCGAGGCAATAACATTGCCTGCACGGTGATCGAAGCCAGCCCGAACGTCGTGACCCAGGTCAAGACGGAAGACGGCCCCGACGGTTACGACGCCGTCCAGCTCGCCTTCGACACGAAGAAGGAAAAGAACACCACCAAAGCCATGCAGGGGCACTTTGCTTCTGCTGGCACGGAGCCGAAACGCACCCTCGCCGAGTTCCGCAACTTCTCGCACGAGGTCGAACTCGGCGACGAAGTTCGGGTCGAGGATCTGTTCGAGGAAGGTGAGACCGTCGACGTCGTCGGCGTGTCCAAAGGTAAAGGCTTCCAGGGCGTTGTGAAGCGCCACGGCTTCGGCGGTGTCGGTATGCGAACGCACGGACAGTCGGACCAGCAGCGACACCCCGGTTCGATTGGTGCCTCCGCGGATCCCTCTCGCGTCTTTAAAGGCACGCGAATGGGGGGACGGATGGGCAGCGACCGGACGAAGGTTCAGAACCTGCAGGTGGTGAAGGTGATGCCCGACCACGATGCGATCCTGATCAAAGGATCTGTGCCTGGTGCCAAAAACAGCTACGTGGAGATTCACAAGAAGAAGCTTCACGAGAAATAA
- the rpsJ gene encoding 30S ribosomal protein S10: MATQQKIRIKLKSYDHTLIDKSAEKIIRTVKQTGAVVSGPIPLPTEKKVYTVLRGPHVDKKSREQFERRHHKRLIDILSSSSDTVDALMKLELPSGVDVEIKV, translated from the coding sequence ATGGCTACGCAGCAGAAGATTCGCATCAAGCTGAAATCGTACGACCACACGCTCATCGACAAGAGCGCGGAGAAGATCATCCGCACGGTGAAGCAGACCGGTGCCGTGGTCAGCGGCCCGATTCCGCTCCCCACGGAGAAGAAAGTATACACCGTGCTGCGTGGTCCGCACGTGGATAAGAAGAGCCGCGAGCAGTTCGAGCGGCGGCACCACAAGCGCCTGATTGACATTCTTTCGTCGAGCAGCGACACGGTCGACGCCCTGATGAAGCTCGAGCTCCCCAGTGGAGTCGACGTGGAGATCAAGGTGTGA